The DNA region AGATCTGCCCCCGAAATAGTTGACGACCCTGGAGAAGGCTGGGTCATGTTGCGGAACATAGATAAAGAAAATGGAGAATATCATCGACTCACCGATGATTGAGAGGATGTTGCTGGTCAGCACCAGGCCTAGCAGCAAAAGCGCCTGAAACAATTCCCGATTGTTCTGAAAGGGCAGAAATTTTCTTGCGGCCGTGTGTTCACTGCTCGAGGTCTCCATGCGTCTAGGATCTCTGATGTTGGAGCCATCTTTATTGAACCCGTCGTCAGCCCGGGAGAAAGTGAGCCGCAGCGAGTTGACGGCTGGGTCGACCACCATCACAGTGTCATCTGCTGGTCTTTCGTCAGCGTTTTTTCTTGCGGTATTTCTCGTGGAGCCATAGTAGTAGTTCAAATCATATTCTGAGCAGTAAACGTTCTGAGAAATCGTGGAAGAGTTGCGTCTTACCCCAACGCATTTGGACAAAGTGATATTCTTCCTCAGCGAGTCCTGCGGCTCCGCATCGTGGTTCACTTCGTAGACCATATCCTCCACATCGCCCTTGCTCGCAAAGGTTCCGCCAACGCCGGCTACCTCCTGGTAGCTGAACAGGTTCGCAGTCGCACATATGATGAATTCCCCCAGCGACCAGGCGATGCCAAAGACGTACGACTGTCTCGGTATAATGTGCCACACGTTTGTGTACTCTCCCTTGGCAcgctgctcctgctgcgGGTATGCCAGGCAGACGAGGATGAACAGAATGAACCAGTCATTCAGAGCGAAATCGATCAGGAAGTTCAGTATGACGAACTGCCGGTTTGCGTTGAACAGGAACGTCTTGATGAAATAGTACAGAATCGGCGAAAAGACACCGAGCAAGGACGTTCTAAAATAATCCTGAGCATTGGGTTTGAACAGCTCGGGATCGGCATGCTGCTTGCTCAGCAGAAACGAGCTCATATAAGCCGCCGCAAACACCATCGCTGTAACTGCACAAGCGAGCACAACCACGGAAGGTTTGGAATAGCAGAACAGAGGCATAAAATAGGACGCAGCATGCGATATTCGAACCATCGTACACCGATTGGAGACCGCCACTGGCTATACAGCTCCAATTCCGGCCAAGTTTTCCAAGTTTAACGAATAGTACACATGTATATAGAAAGTCTAAGCTAGTATATGATTGCAAAAAGTGACAAAATTTATAATAATACAAAATCTGGAAGCGAATTGAATAAAGGCGTTGATGCTGTGGTCCCTGGCAGGCTATTTGCGGCGCAGATGGAAAACCCTCACGTACTCGTTTCTCGAAGGGTTGTCGCTGGTTCTTCTCATCCTCGGGTGCggtttcttgttctcgACTAAAGTCAGTGCCAGTGGGTCTTCGACGGCCGCCGACGCCGCCAGCGCCGGTTTCTTGACCGGCCTGCGAGGCGACTCGCACGATCTGCTGTACGGCGGCGTCCTCATCGCGCCCTGTGTCGGTTCCGGCTGCTCTTCGGCGGCCGAAGGCCGCCTGTGTATCAGAAACTCCATCTCCTTCCGCAGCAAACTGGTCTCCACGGCCTGTCGGTCGTCCGGGTTGCCTCTGAGCTGTGCAAGCTGCGCCTGCAGCGACCAATGCGAGATCGCCGTTATCGACCGGTTCAAAACCCCCACCAGTCGCTCCGATTCCACGCTTTGCCCCGCCTGCAGCGAGTGTATCGTCTCCATAATCTCACACTCCAGTTCCCTGGTACTTTTCACCGACGGCATAAACAACGGTTCATCGCCAAGATGCccatcatcctcatcgcCCCGTCTCTCCTGCAATTGTGCCTGCAAAAACCCGCCTGTCGACCTCAAACTTTCGCCCCCCGTCCTCGTAGGCTCCTCCGGTGTAACAAGCTGCACTCGCAGCTCCTGGTTCCCTCTACTCCCCATCAATCTGTGCTCGATCCTGCTCATCTGCCTCGTTGTACTGCTGTCATATCAGTTTTTCGCTGTCACCTCTTGATACAAGCTTGAAACAAACCCGCCGTGCAGCGCGACCTCGCACCGCAGACGTTGATGAGACTATACAGAGATGACTATATAAAGGGCTCAGCTGGCAGCAGGCCTAGTCGAAGAGGCCGAAACCCATGTCGTCGTCGGactcctccttctcctcctcagcGGCTTGCTCCTCGGCAGCGGCTTCGCCaccggcagcagcagcgccGGCGCCGCCGGCGGCGGCGCCTGCAGCTGGCCCTGCAGCGTGGAAGCCAGATAGGATCTGCTTCAACTCCTTACCCTCAAGCGCCTGGGCGAACACGCTGGCCCACACGCCGTCGACCTGCGCGCCGGCGGCCTTGGCGACCGTTTGCAGGTTTTCAGCAGAAACCTCGACACCGGCGTCGGCTAGAATAAAAGCAGCATACGAGATGATAGCGTCAGACATGGTTTGTTGCAATTGCACTGTTCTCTCTCAAACACTGCTCCATCTATAGCGGTCAGCTCCAGCTGTTTAGTATGAAACAAACCTGAAACGCACTGCGCGGTGCGTCCCCGCGGGCAGATGCCAGCGTTCAGTTTTTCACGGGTCTTGGGAGGACTGTTTCGGTCGCGCTTCAAGGCGTGGTGTACGTGTGTTTGGAATATGGCGATATTTCGTGTGACTGTTCAAACGTAAGAATATTTCAGTTATACACTATATAGGAGCGATAGGCATAGTGGGATGGGTTGGCAGGTCGATCAGCGTTTCGACAGCGACTCgatcttgttcttgagGCTGTCGACTTTGTCCTGGTGCTCTTTGAGCTGTTTTCTTAGCTTCTGTAGTTGCTCCTTCTCGTGTTGTCTGACGAAGTAGTCCTCCTTGGCACGCTCCctcttgatgaagctgTCCTCGGAGGGGCCGGTGCCGAGCGGGCCGACGTTGGAGCTGTCGGAGTACATGCGGGCGGCGACGCCGCCCTGGAGTCTTAGGGTACGTGCAACGGTGGATGAGCGGGAGAGCATTGTCAGTGGAGCGGTGTGTCGGTCTGTGGTGGCGCTCTTGTAGCGTAGGTTGTACTGTTAGCGAGCCTGGCAAAGGGGTTGAGCTGCCTTAAGTACCCCAGACCGGTTGGGCGAGGTCTGGCGGAGGGCGGGTAACGGGGAACTATACCGGATCTGATTGGTTTGCACTATGTAGAGAAGGAATAATACTAGAGATGGGCACTACTGTTTGGTCTTCTTGGGGTTGAGGTCGTCGTTGTCGAGGTCGGCGTGGTCTCTCTTGATGGCCGCGAGTCTTGGCGTAGAGACTTCTGCGTGGAAGTCCTTGATTATGGAGTCGACGTCGTCGATATTCAGC from Torulaspora globosa chromosome 3, complete sequence includes:
- the AIT1 gene encoding Ait1p (ancestral locus Anc_7.291) is translated as MVRISHAASYFMPLFCYSKPSVVVLACAVTAMVFAAAYMSSFLLSKQHADPELFKPNAQDYFRTSLLGVFSPILYYFIKTFLFNANRQFVILNFLIDFALNDWFILFILVCLAYPQQEQRAKGEYTNVWHIIPRQSYVFGIAWSLGEFIICATANLFSYQEVAGVGGTFASKGDVEDMVYEVNHDAEPQDSLRKNITLSKCVGVRRNSSTISQNVYCSEYDLNYYYGSTRNTARKNADERPADDTVMVVDPAVNSLRLTFSRADDGFNKDGSNIRDPRRMETSSSEHTAARKFLPFQNNRELFQALLLLGLVLTSNILSIIGESMIFSIFFIYVPQHDPAFSRVVNYFGGRSFQFFLLTVLLPFILLNLFVNVAIFYWNDVDESHSHSPETPPSTAHLLTRDYTDFYDSDISLQRSRPGSMGFPESNIALDPGADPTPFILMTSPTELHYYNNGSTGNYDTGSRVLAITKNIINAWKSVARKDSFVLSAMFTWGFLLFTVGLFSTVF
- a CDS encoding uncharacterized protein (ancestral locus Anc_7.292) yields the protein MSRIEHRLMGSRGNQELRVQLVTPEEPTRTGGESLRSTGGFLQAQLQERRGDEDDGHLGDEPLFMPSVKSTRELECEIMETIHSLQAGQSVESERLVGVLNRSITAISHWSLQAQLAQLRGNPDDRQAVETSLLRKEMEFLIHRRPSAAEEQPEPTQGAMRTPPYSRSCESPRRPVKKPALAASAAVEDPLALTLVENKKPHPRMRRTSDNPSRNEYVRVFHLRRK
- the RPP1B gene encoding ribosomal protein P1 beta (ancestral locus Anc_7.293), with the translated sequence MSDAIISYAAFILADAGVEVSAENLQTVAKAAGAQVDGVWASVFAQALEGKELKQILSGFHAAGPAAGAAAGGAGAAAAGGEAAAEEQAAEEEKEESDDDMGFGLFD
- the STF1 gene encoding ATPase-binding protein (ancestral locus Anc_7.294), which codes for MLSRSSTVARTLRLQGGVAARMYSDSSNVGPLGTGPSEDSFIKRERAKEDYFVRQHEKEQLQKLRKQLKEHQDKVDSLKNKIESLSKR